In Methanomassiliicoccus sp., the genomic stretch ACCTTGCTCATGATCTCCTCGACATAGATGTCCCGCGCACGTTCCATGGCCATGGCGTTAGGATGCGAACGGGCGGTAGAAATACGTTGGTCCTTCCCGAGGCAGAGTGTCCCTCGCAACTATGATAAATGTCCCCATCGCTTCACTTTCTTGGGTCTAGATATGAAGGACAGCGAGGGTGAGCTGGCGGTCAGGATGGCCAGGCAGGCGGTGGAGGCCGAGGCCAGGGGAGAGGACGACGGTCACGTGGACGCACCGGAGAGCTTTCGCGACAAGCGTGGGGTGTTCGTGACCATAAGCTCATACCCAGGCCATCTGCTGCGGGGATGCATCGGTTTCCCCGAGCCGATCTTCTCCCTGGCATCGGCGATCCTGCAGGCTGCCCAGCACGCCTGCCACGATCCCCGCTTCGAGGACCTTCAGGCCGATGAGCTCGATATCAACGTCATTGAGGTGACGGTGCTCACGCCCCCCGAGGAGATCAAGGTGGGCGACCGTAGGGACCTTCCCAAGATGGTCAAGGTGGGAAGGGACGGCCTGATCGCCGAGTTCGGACCCTACCGCGGCCTTTTACTGCCACAGGTGCCGGTGGAGTGGGGATGGGACGCCGAAGAGTTCTTGGGGCAGGTGTGCATGAAGGCGGGCATGGGTCCCGACATGTGGCTCGACCGGCGCACCACGCTCTACCGCTTCGAGGGCGAGATCTTCGCTGAGGAGAGCCCCCGGGGCAAGGTGGTCAGAAAGGAGATCACTCATGGAGCTTGTCGTTGAAGGCCGCGCTTTCGTTCGCGGCAGATTGTCCAACTGGTGCATAGGCATCGAGGATGGCAGGATAGTTGAGCTGGGGAAGAGCCTCAAGGGCGAGGAACGATTGGACTGTCGGCACATGCTTGTGCTCCCGGCGGCGATCGATCCCCACGTCCATCTCCGCGACCCCGGGTTGACTGCCAAGGAGGACTTCTCCACGGGAACCCTGGCCGCCGCCTGCGGAGGGGTAGGCTGCGTGCTGGACATGCCCAATACTCTACCTCCGGCGGTCAAGCTCATCGACCTCAAAGAGAAGATGGAGGTCGTGGCCGGTAAGGCCTGGGTCGACTACGGGCTGTTCGCTGGCTGCGTTCCAGGCGGCAAGCTGGAGGGGATGGCCCCTCATGCCATAGCCTTCAAGATGTTCATGGGGTCCTCGACCGGCAAGCTCTTGGTGACCGAGGAGAGGGACATGCTGCACATCGGTCAGGCGGTGAAGGCCACGGGCAAGGTGCTCAGCGTGCACGCTGAGGACGAGGCCCTCATCGGTTCCGAGATGGAGCATAACCTCTATGATCATCTAAAGAACCGGCCGTCCAAGGCCGAGGTGTCGGCCATCCGGAAGCTCCCGGCTCTGGGCTGTCGGATCAACGTCTGCCATGTCTCCTCGGCCGAGGGGCTCCTCACGGCCCAGGAGCTTGGCCTTGACAAGGAGATCGCCGCGCACCATATGCTCCTGGACCGTGACTCGAAGAGGGGACCGTACGCCAAGGTCAACCCTCCCCTGCGCACCGAGCAGGACCGCCTTGCACTACTGCAGGCGTTCATCGCCGGACGGATCGAGATGCTCGGGTCGGACCACGCCCCGCATACTATCGAGGACAAGGAGCAGGAGTTCTCCGCGGCCCCTTCGGGAATGCCTGGTGTAGAGACCCAGGTCCCCCTCATGCTCGCTTTGGTGAAGAAGGGCCTGCTGCCGCTGGACGTCCTGGTCCGGGCGATGGCCGAGCGGCCGGCAGAGACGTTTGGCCTCAACAAAGGGCGGATCGAGGAAGGTCGGGACGCCGACCTCATGATCGTTGATACGCGGACCATGGCCGGCATAAAGGTTAATAACCTCCATAGCAAGTGCGGCTGGACCCTCTACGAGGGATTCGACGCGATTTTCCCCCACGCCACCATGGTGCGCGGGAGCGTGGTGGTGGAGGACGGGAGCGTCACCGGAGAGAGGGCAGGCAGGGACGTCGTTGCTTGAGCTAGATGTTGATATGTCGGAGCTGGAGGGCAGGAGCTTCACCTGTGATGATAAGTGCGGGTTATGCTGCCTGTGCCAGGCCGAAGTACTGCCCCATGAGGTCCCCTTCTTCAAGAAGAACCACCCGTCGCGAGTGGTGATGAAGGCCGAGCCCCACCGCCACGTGGCCTTGGCCCTCAAGGGCGGAGAGGGACCGTGCACCTTCCTCACCCCCAGCCGCCGGTGTCAGATATACTCCGATCGTCCGCACTATTGCCGCCAGTTCCCCTTCCACATCTATGTCGGCACCAGGGTCCAGGTCGAGCTCGACCTCTCGTGTCGGGGAGCATGGTACGGAGGGAAGGAGGACGCCCTGGTGGTCGGTGGTAAGATGATCGCCGATAACCGTGAGGTACTGGTGCGTACCCTCCAGGAGTCGAGGGAGGTCTACCGCGAGTTCGAGACCAACGCCGTCGATGCTGGCATCTACCGCGCACCGGAGGTCCTGCGCCGCAACGCCGTCGCCCGAATCGGGGAGATGGCCGACGTGCAGTACCTAGCTAAGGTTCTCGACCTCTCGGCCGAAGACGACGAGATGGAGGCATTACCCGCCCCCTTGAAGGGCGCGGAGTATGAGCGCAAGGAGCTAGAGGAGTCGGCCCGGGAGACCGGTCTGGAATCGTTGAGCGCCGAGGATGTGTTCTCCGCTCCGGTGTACTGCGACCCCCGGGGCGGGTGGAACCTGATGCTGTCGAGGAACGGAAAGGTCGAGTGGTCGGTGATGAACGATGACGGTGGCCTCACCCCCGTTCGTTCCATCGATCCCCGGCAGGTGCCGCTTCTAGCTCCCGAGGGCGAGGGCGTGGACGTCTTCCGAGCGTACATGGGGACACTGAACCGCAGGGACTCGATGTTCGGCTACGCCTGCTACCTCGTCGATGACTACGGATATGAGGACCACTTGGCGAATACCTACTACGGTGCTCTCGCGGCAGCGGCGCTGGACCTGCTGTGGCGCTCCTCCCTGGTCACATATATGCGCGGCGGGAAGCTCGACCGGCAGGGCATGATCGAGGGCATAATCTCCTATGACATGGACCGACTGGACGCCCCGGCCATCGGGGCATTCATCTAGTCCTAGACCTAGCAACTTTAAAATAGTCCTCGGTTTATGGGGCAGATTGGTGGCTGTAACATGCAGAAACCTCTGACCGTTCTGAACCAGGCGATCAACCGTCCCGTGATCGTCGAGCTGAAGGCAAACAGGGAGTACCGGGGTGTCCTGGACGGATACGACCCGCACATGAACCTGGTCCTTAAGAACGCGGAAGAGCTCATCAACAACGAAGTGGTGAGAAAGCTCGATGTGACCATCGTGCGCGGGGACAACGTCATTTACATTTCACCGTAAGGAGATGAGGAAATGGGAAAAGGCACTCCGTCAATGGGTAAGAGGTCGAGCGGCAAGTCACACATCCCCTGCCGCCGCTGCGGGAAGAGCGCGTACAACATGCAGAAGGGAGTCTGCGCTTCCTGCGGATACGGAAAGACCGCGAGGTTGAGGTCCTATTCCTGGGCCAAGCAGCACTAAGTCCATGTTCGAGAGCATGGACGACAAACCCGGGCATTATTGCGGGGTTGTCGCCATGGCGTTGGACACCAACGCCGCTCCCGAGCTGAAACGTTCTCTAAGGATCATCCAGCACCGTGGCCAGGAGGCCGCTGGTGTCGTTGTTTCTGATGGTATCAACACATCCTATGTAAGGGCTGCCGGGCTGGTCCATGAAGTGTTGGCCGGCAGGGATTTCGAGGCCCTCAAGGGTCAGATGGGCATCGGTCACGTTCGCTATGCCACCACCGGATCGGCCTGTTCCCAGAACGCCCAGCCCATCGTCGTCACCTCGTCGTCCGGGGATGTGGCGCTGGGTCACAATGGTGACATCGTCAACTCAGCGAAGCTGAGGGCCAAGTTCCAGAGCATCGGGTGGGCCTTCCTCACCACCACCGATTCCGAGATCATCGTTCGGATCCTGGCTAACGAACTCAAGCAGGGTGGGGACCCGGTCAAGGCGATCCGTTCCACCATGAAGTTCCTGGATGGTGCCTATTCATTGGTCATAATGGTCGGCGGTCGCGTGTTCGGGGTGCGCGATCCCCTGGGCTTCCGCCCGCTGTGCGTCGGCAAGCTCTCCCATGGTTATTGCATCGTTTCCGAGTCCTCAGTCTTCGACGTCCTCCAGGGGGAGTTCATCCGCGACATCCTGCCCGGAGAGATAGTCGAGATCACCAAGGACAGTATCATACCTTCCCGTATGGCCGGTCCCGCCCACCGCGCCCACTGTATGTTCGAATGGGTCTATTTCGCCCGCCCAGACTCGGTGATCGACGGCCGTGAGGTGTACGATGTCCGCAAGACCATCGGTAAAGTGCTGGCGAGAGAGCAGCCGGCGAAGGCCGATGTGGTGATACCGGTCCCCGATTCCGGGCGCGCCCACGCTCTCGGCTATTCCTTGGCGTCCGGCATCCCCTATGACGAGGGGCTCATGAAGAATCGTTATGTCGAGCGCACCTTCATCATGCCCGAGCAGGCCCAGCGGGAGGAAGGAGTCAGCATAAAGCTCAATCCGATAAAATCGACCATCGAGGGGCGGCGGGTCGTGGTAGTCGACGATTCCATGGTCCGGGGGACGACGTTGCGCAAGATCGTGCAGATGCTTCGCCGGGGTGGGGCCAAGGAAGTCCATGTCCGCATCGGCTGTCCGCCTGTCCGTGCGCCGTGCTACTACGGCATCGACATGAAGACCAGGGAGCAGTTTATCGCCAACAACAAGACAGTCGAGCAGATCGCCGAGTACCTAACCGCCAACAGTCTCGGTTACATATCGCTCAAGGGTCTAGAGGAGGCGCTGCGGATCCCCGACAACGACCTTTGCCTGGCCTGCCTGAACGGGGAGTACCCGACCAACGTCCCCGGCGAGAAGATGCGCTTCCAGAGGAAGCTGGATATCTAGACACTTCTCTTCCGCCCATGAGGGCACATGGCGATGCACATGCCACATGCCCCCCGCTCCTTCCTGTTCTCCAGCTCGTGAAGATAGCTCTGGCAGGCTAGGGCGTCATAGCGAGCTTCCCGCGGCTCAACCTCCCTGAACGCCAGACCCTTGATCGCCTTCGCCGGGCAGGCATCGACGCAGGCGCGGCAGAAGCCGCATGCCTCACTCAGAGGGGTGCCGGCCGGAAGGGGCGCGTCAGTAAGCACCGAGACCCACCGAACACGGGGGCCGAACTGCGGTGTGATCAGCAAGCAACTGCGGCCGATCCACCCCAGGCCAGCCAGATGGGCAGCGAGCTTGTGGGAGAACATGGCGCAGACGCGTTCGTCATCGATGCGCTCGCTCGCGGGAACGGGCAGCGCTTTGTATCCGGCGGACTGGAGCGTCGAGGCCAGGCGGGAGGCGATATCGTTCAACCGACGGTTCACATACTCGTAGCATTCGGTCTGGTAGGTCACCGCCACGGCCCTGGTCTCCCGACCCTCCCGCAGCTGGTCGACGATGCTATCCATGAGCCGGATGCCGACGACGACAGCTCTCGGGTAATCGTCCGCGTCGATGCCGCCCTGCCTCAGCATCTCATCCCGAGCCAGGCTGAGGTCGGCAACACCGTACAGATCCCCGCCCAGGCGTCGGACGAGGCGGGGCATCTTCTCGTGCAGCTCCATGATGGGCGCATCGACGGGCAAGCAGATAATGCTCTCCTGAGGCTGCATCAGGTTCCAAGGTCTGGGACGTCATGAAAACCTTTAATTAGGGGCATCTCTTTGCCAGGTAACACTGGGCAGGTAGATCAGCTGGAAGATCGCTACCTTGGCATGGTAGAGGCCGGGGGTTCAAATCCCCCCCTGTCCACTTCTAACAATATCCAGTTTATTCGTATTATGAATCACCGTTGGTTTGAGCGTTGGGTCCGTCTATTGTTTTGTGCCAAATAGCTCGTACTTAGCTTTGTATAAAAAAGCCGTCAGCCATTCATATAGACAGATACCTGCCCATGCTCACACTAGCCCAGTAAAAACGCGATAGCTACAATTAGCAGAGTGATGGCCATGCCGATTCCTATCCAGCGACGAATAGCTCTAGATTCTTTCGCTGAGGGACTGAAAAGATTGTCGTCTGATTTTTGTTGCGAAGCAGTTTGCTTTTCTATTAGACTTTCATTTAAACTCCGACCATGCATATCCCCATGTATTGGAGGAACCATAGGTGGCGACAAAGAGGACATTAATTGAAAATATGCATTGAGTCACTTAATGGTATTCCTTTAAATTTGTTAAAGAAAGTGAAGGAGTGCGGGCCATCTCGACGCCCTCTGCCAAGAAATTCGCCCACATCTTTCCATTGTAAGAAATCCTGATACTCTGGCCAGTCGATGTTTTGGAGAGTTCTCTTCCTGTCCATGCCCCCATTATATCTTGTCTGTTCACAATCTGAGTCAATAACGGTGTTTTGATACCTTCATCTGACTATTCTATGTGTCCTTCAGCCTATGCCTGCACCTCATTTCCATACGATAGTATAGTCCCTGAGTTGGGGGCGAAACGGTCCCTGCCTCAGTTGCGCGAACAGGGTCCGGGGTAGACCCATCTCGCCGTTCATGATGGTCGAGGTCAGCGTTTGACGGAAGCCTCCCTTTGGAGTTTATCATGCAGGTAACCAATTGCCATTCCAAGAGCAAGAATCCTCAGAACGTTGAACAATGCACCGATAAGGAAGTAACGCGAGGCATCACCCATCGTGAGAAAACGTGCAGGACCTTCGAGCAAGATCGTGACGATGATTAGGGCGATCAAGCTGAGCATCACCGATTTCAATATTGGATTCTTCGTTGGAATGTCGTCAAAAAATCGAAGCAAGAGATAGCTGACAGAGAACCCGATGATCAGGCCACCGATCAAAGACTCAACAATCATGGGGAGATAAGAGATCGAAAGAGCAGCCCCATATTCGGCGGCAATGGAGGTCCGGGAAATTGCGAAGTTCGTTAACCAGAATGCCGCTGCCCCCACCATGGTCATTTTGTACAACTTTTTGTAGACATCCTGTGGCGTTTCCCGTATCCTTGGATCAGCAGCTTGGGATTCCATTGGTGATCAGCCAAAATCGACGATGAGCAAGATCCCCAACAGCCTGGGAAGGATGCTCGATCGTTAGACCAGATAGCCGAGAGGAAGCAACCAGGCGCCATAGAATATCTGGGCGATCATGAACCCGTTGGTGTACATATTGATATATAGGAGGGCCTGGGCCTGCAGCTGATCGACCGGGAACACTGCCAGGTAATCGGCGCCTCCCAACAGTTGCAGGGCTGCGAACAGGTTTAGCATGTTGATTCACTCGACCACGATCCCGCCCAGGTTCAACAACAGGAAAAGTAAAGCAAGGTTCCTGTGGATCGGCCTTAATAGCACGAACAGGGCCCAAGCCACCAGGACGAAGAACTAGGCCGAAAAGAGTTCGGTCACCAAACCTATGCGAAGCAGAAGTCCATCAGTCGCGACACTATGGGCCGTGGTGGCAGCATCGCCGAACACAATTACGTAAGAGCGAAGATAATCTGCCAGGACGGTGGTCAAGACCATGTGAAATCGTTACCTGAGATCGAGACAAAGATGCTGAATGGAGTGGCCATATGCAATCACGACCTACTGTTTTACCATAATGAGCCCCAAAAGACTATTTCTTGACACACTTGTGTCCTTGAGGACATGGCGACAATTAAGGATGGCAGAGGGCAGGCGCTTCTGCTTATCGCCATCGTGTTCTTGACAACCATGGATGGGATGGATGCTTCGATAGTGAACATCGCGCTGCCCAGTATCGCGTCCTCGTTCTTTATCGACATAAGCACTGCTGCATGGGTATCCTTGACCTATTTCATGATGATGGCAGGGCTGCTTCTGGTATTCGGCCGTCTGGCAGACCGTGGCATTATGAAGAGGGCACTTTTAGCCGGATTATTCATCTTTACCCTTTTCTCCCTGGTATGTGGTGTGGCGACCACATTCGAGATGCTGATCATAGGTAGGATCTTTCAGGGGATAGGCGCGGCCGTCATGGGCGCCTGTGCGCCCCTCTTGTGTGTCAGATACCTTCCTGGGAATAAGCTTGGGCTTGGTATGGGCGCTATTGCTATAGGTGCATCCATCGGATATGCTTCGGGGCCCACCCTTGGTGGATTCTTAACCCAATATCTCTCCTGGCATTGGATATTCATCATCAATGTGCCGATCGGTGTAGCTAGCATTTTGTTCCTGACTCGAGCCATACCTAAGGATGAGAGCTATGCCCGATCATATTTCGATTGGCCAGGATCTGGTTTATCCATAATGGGCATCATCACGGGCGTGTTCGCGATAGAACGTTCCTCGCAAATGGGGTTTGAGGACGCTCAGATTGTTGCTGCGATCCTCATTTGTGCCCTCTCAACCGGCTTGTTCATAATATGGGAGAAAAGATGCAAGGATCCTCTCCTGAACCCGAGGATCTTTCACTCTTGGACATTCAATTCAGTGTTGGTGGCCTATCTGACAATCAACCTTGTTGGGACCGGAATATGGTATCTGACACCGTTCTACCTCTCACTGGTCATGGGGTTCGATTCTGCCTTAAGCGGGATATTCATGCTGATACCGCCGGCCGTGACTCTGATGATCAGTGTGCCGATCGGTAGATGGTCCGACCGCTATGGGCGAAGATTATTCAGTGTCATTTCATGCATGGCAATGACCCTCTCCAGCGGCATTCTGTTCATCATCGATCCGGCGATGGGGACGATTCCCTTGACTATGGCCCTTATCATGATGGGAGTCCTCTGGGGAACCTGCGGTACAGCTGCGAGCCGCATAGTGGAGAAGATAGAAACTAAGGAGGAAGGGACCGGAGCCGCACTCATAGCTGTTGCGACGTACCTCGGTGCCTCTGTGGGCGCGTCATTCTATGCTGCATTCTTCTCGATCTTCAGCGGTGCCGGTAACACGCCATTCACTGATCTAGATATATCTGTGTTCCTGAGAGGCTACCACGGCGTAATGCTGTTGGGTGTGGCTTTTGCATTATCGGCCGTCGTGCTGTCCGCCAAGGTAAAAGATGGCAGGCACCGTCCCGAACTGGTAAAAACGGTCGATCGGCCGATAGGCGATGGAAGCTAGAGCTGACTGAGGAATAGTGACCGAGTCAATATCCTCATTATTACATGGATGGCGTAGTGATATAAGGAGATGGGACAACATCCTAATATCGAGCTTACTTCCCGCGAATGTCGTGTCAATATCTTACGAACATTATTGAAACGGTGAACTGTCTCCACACTGGAATGGCGCTCAAGGACGCTTACTCTTGTTGCCCATAGATACTCGAATAGGTCGAGGAACAACCTATTCTCTGAACACGTTCGGCGGTACGATGATCTCGAATCGGGCACCCTGGCCCAGCTCACCGACCTCCTGAATTTGGGCCCCGGTCAAGCCAAAAATCTCTCGAGCGAGGAACAGTCCCAGCCCGGTGTTCTTGCCATAGCCGAGCTGGAATACTCTCTCCTTCTCCTCCGCCGCAATGCCGACGCCGTCGTCTTGGCATATGATCTTCAGGTCCGTGCCATCTCTTTCAACCCACAGGCGGATCTCGGTCACCTCTCCCCCGTGTCGTATCGCGTTGTCCAGGAGGCTGTAGAAAACTTTGACGATCAGGGGATCGGCCAGAACCTGTTCTGAGGGCGGGATGTCGTTGACCAGACGTACCGCGCCCAAATTTATGCCACCAGCTGCTTTCTGTACCACTTCCCTTATGGTCTGCCACTCCGGATCCGTGTTCCCCAGATTCTCATATGTTTTGGTGAAGGCGATGATGTCACCCATTCTTTCAGCGTTGGCGGAAATATTCTTCACGCGCGAGTTGCCCGCCAACTCGGGGTGCTCTCTCTCCAAGAGGGCCAGGTTCCCATTGATGATGGTCAACAGATTGTTCAGATCATGGCGGGTGATGCTCGACAGCAGGTTCAGCTTCCGGTTGGCCAGCTTCAGCGCGTTGGTCCTCCGTTTTTTGTCCGTTATATCCCTGACCACGGACGTGGTGATGACGCTGTCTCCGGTCATCAGAGTATGGGCGTTGATCTCCACTGGGACCATGAGGCCATCCTTTCGGCGGAGCTCGGTCTCGAACCTAGCTCGGCCATGGATCCTCAGGCTCTCCAGGATCTGGTCCAGTGGAGGATCGTGGTACGACGCGGCAATGTCCAGGGGCCCCATCCCCAAAACCTCGTCTCGCGAGTAACCAAGCATGCGGCAGGCAGAATCATTGATATCTATAAACCGGCCAGGCTCCCCCCGCTCATTGGCTTCATGAATGTGGATGCCATCATCGGCATTGGTGAAGACCTCACGGTACTTCGCTTCGCTCTCCCTGAGCCTATCCTCTGCTTCCTTCCGCTCGGTGACGTCCCTGCCGATGGCGATCAACACCCTTCTGCCCTTCTGATCGTAGGCGTTCGAGGTTATCTCTACTGGGAACACGGTCCCGTCCCTGCGACGGTGATATCTTACGGGGATCACTTCCTGAGCCGCCGTTACCACCGAAGGGGCCTTTTCCGGCTCCGCCGACAGGTCGGTATTCTGCATCCTAACGAGTTCATCGTGGCTGAAGCCATAGGTTCTGACGGCGGCCGGGTTCACGTCCAGTATGCCCCCGGTCTCCGCGTCCATCTGAAATATGGGGTCCGGTATGGCCTCGAAGAGGGCGCGATATCTGTCATCGCTTTCCTTCAGGTC encodes the following:
- a CDS encoding TIGR00296 family protein — translated: MKDSEGELAVRMARQAVEAEARGEDDGHVDAPESFRDKRGVFVTISSYPGHLLRGCIGFPEPIFSLASAILQAAQHACHDPRFEDLQADELDINVIEVTVLTPPEEIKVGDRRDLPKMVKVGRDGLIAEFGPYRGLLLPQVPVEWGWDAEEFLGQVCMKAGMGPDMWLDRRTTLYRFEGEIFAEESPRGKVVRKEITHGACR
- the pyrC gene encoding dihydroorotase, with amino-acid sequence MELVVEGRAFVRGRLSNWCIGIEDGRIVELGKSLKGEERLDCRHMLVLPAAIDPHVHLRDPGLTAKEDFSTGTLAAACGGVGCVLDMPNTLPPAVKLIDLKEKMEVVAGKAWVDYGLFAGCVPGGKLEGMAPHAIAFKMFMGSSTGKLLVTEERDMLHIGQAVKATGKVLSVHAEDEALIGSEMEHNLYDHLKNRPSKAEVSAIRKLPALGCRINVCHVSSAEGLLTAQELGLDKEIAAHHMLLDRDSKRGPYAKVNPPLRTEQDRLALLQAFIAGRIEMLGSDHAPHTIEDKEQEFSAAPSGMPGVETQVPLMLALVKKGLLPLDVLVRAMAERPAETFGLNKGRIEEGRDADLMIVDTRTMAGIKVNNLHSKCGWTLYEGFDAIFPHATMVRGSVVVEDGSVTGERAGRDVVA
- a CDS encoding YkgJ family cysteine cluster protein; protein product: MLELDVDMSELEGRSFTCDDKCGLCCLCQAEVLPHEVPFFKKNHPSRVVMKAEPHRHVALALKGGEGPCTFLTPSRRCQIYSDRPHYCRQFPFHIYVGTRVQVELDLSCRGAWYGGKEDALVVGGKMIADNREVLVRTLQESREVYREFETNAVDAGIYRAPEVLRRNAVARIGEMADVQYLAKVLDLSAEDDEMEALPAPLKGAEYERKELEESARETGLESLSAEDVFSAPVYCDPRGGWNLMLSRNGKVEWSVMNDDGGLTPVRSIDPRQVPLLAPEGEGVDVFRAYMGTLNRRDSMFGYACYLVDDYGYEDHLANTYYGALAAAALDLLWRSSLVTYMRGGKLDRQGMIEGIISYDMDRLDAPAIGAFI
- a CDS encoding LSM domain-containing protein, which translates into the protein MQKPLTVLNQAINRPVIVELKANREYRGVLDGYDPHMNLVLKNAEELINNEVVRKLDVTIVRGDNVIYISP
- a CDS encoding 50S ribosomal protein L37e, whose amino-acid sequence is MGKGTPSMGKRSSGKSHIPCRRCGKSAYNMQKGVCASCGYGKTARLRSYSWAKQH
- the purF gene encoding amidophosphoribosyltransferase → MFESMDDKPGHYCGVVAMALDTNAAPELKRSLRIIQHRGQEAAGVVVSDGINTSYVRAAGLVHEVLAGRDFEALKGQMGIGHVRYATTGSACSQNAQPIVVTSSSGDVALGHNGDIVNSAKLRAKFQSIGWAFLTTTDSEIIVRILANELKQGGDPVKAIRSTMKFLDGAYSLVIMVGGRVFGVRDPLGFRPLCVGKLSHGYCIVSESSVFDVLQGEFIRDILPGEIVEITKDSIIPSRMAGPAHRAHCMFEWVYFARPDSVIDGREVYDVRKTIGKVLAREQPAKADVVIPVPDSGRAHALGYSLASGIPYDEGLMKNRYVERTFIMPEQAQREEGVSIKLNPIKSTIEGRRVVVVDDSMVRGTTLRKIVQMLRRGGAKEVHVRIGCPPVRAPCYYGIDMKTREQFIANNKTVEQIAEYLTANSLGYISLKGLEEALRIPDNDLCLACLNGEYPTNVPGEKMRFQRKLDI
- a CDS encoding 4Fe-4S double cluster binding domain-containing protein produces the protein MQPQESIICLPVDAPIMELHEKMPRLVRRLGGDLYGVADLSLARDEMLRQGGIDADDYPRAVVVGIRLMDSIVDQLREGRETRAVAVTYQTECYEYVNRRLNDIASRLASTLQSAGYKALPVPASERIDDERVCAMFSHKLAAHLAGLGWIGRSCLLITPQFGPRVRWVSVLTDAPLPAGTPLSEACGFCRACVDACPAKAIKGLAFREVEPREARYDALACQSYLHELENRKERGACGMCIAMCPHGRKRSV
- a CDS encoding DUF4386 family protein codes for the protein MLNLFAALQLLGGADYLAVFPVDQLQAQALLYINMYTNGFMIAQIFYGAWLLPLGYLV
- a CDS encoding MFS transporter; protein product: MATIKDGRGQALLLIAIVFLTTMDGMDASIVNIALPSIASSFFIDISTAAWVSLTYFMMMAGLLLVFGRLADRGIMKRALLAGLFIFTLFSLVCGVATTFEMLIIGRIFQGIGAAVMGACAPLLCVRYLPGNKLGLGMGAIAIGASIGYASGPTLGGFLTQYLSWHWIFIINVPIGVASILFLTRAIPKDESYARSYFDWPGSGLSIMGIITGVFAIERSSQMGFEDAQIVAAILICALSTGLFIIWEKRCKDPLLNPRIFHSWTFNSVLVAYLTINLVGTGIWYLTPFYLSLVMGFDSALSGIFMLIPPAVTLMISVPIGRWSDRYGRRLFSVISCMAMTLSSGILFIIDPAMGTIPLTMALIMMGVLWGTCGTAASRIVEKIETKEEGTGAALIAVATYLGASVGASFYAAFFSIFSGAGNTPFTDLDISVFLRGYHGVMLLGVAFALSAVVLSAKVKDGRHRPELVKTVDRPIGDGS